In Nicotiana tabacum cultivar K326 chromosome 2, ASM71507v2, whole genome shotgun sequence, the following proteins share a genomic window:
- the LOC142166858 gene encoding uncharacterized protein LOC142166858, whose protein sequence is MIHHPDKNYIDPIEIEIKDQHAYCFHVNEEPGGKLWYHDIKKFFATQDYKENATNGQKRALGRLANHIFLNREVLYRRNPNLGLLRYVDVAKASRLLEEIHAGTFRPHMNGFTLAKKILRAGYFWMSMESDSIRYVQKCH, encoded by the coding sequence ATGATTCACCATCCAGACAAGAATTACATCGACCCTATCGAGATAGAAATCAAGGATCAACATGCCTACTGCTTCCATGTGAATGAAGAACCAGGTGGTAAACTTTGGTATCACGACATCAAGAAGTTCTTTGCGACCCAGGATTACAAAGAAAATGCTACTAATGGTCAAAAGAGAGCCCTCGGGAGGTTGGCAAACCACATTTTCCTCAATAGGGAAGTCTTGTACAGAAGGAACCCAAACTTAGGTTTGCTGAGATATGTGGACGTTGCCAAAGCATCCAGATTGTTAGAGGAAATACATGCAGGGACGTTcagaccccacatgaacgggttcaCATTAGCCAAGAAGATTCTAAGagctggatacttttggatgagtATGGAAAGCGACAGTATTCGCTACGTGCAGAAGTGTCACTAG